A region of the Pseudomonas sp. A34-9 genome:
ACGTCACCCTTGACGGTTGCCATGAGGATCTTGCCCTTGGCTTCCGGCTTGTCGCCTTTTTCCAGCTCGATGAACGGGATCAAGTGGGCCACGGCCTGTTTCATCACGCGGGCGGACTTCACCACTTGCGGCAGGAACATTTTGCCGGCGCCGAACAGGTCGCCGACGATGTTCATGCCCGACATCAGCGGGCCTTCGATCACCTCGATCGGGCGGGCGAACGACTGGCGCGATTCCTCGGTGTCTTCAACGATGTGGGTGGTGATGCCCTTGACCAGCGCATGCTCCAGACGCTTGTTGACGTCCCAGTTACGCCACTCTTCGGTCTCGGCTTCCTTGACGCTGCCGTCGCCCTTGTACTTGTCGGCGATGGCGAGGAGGGCGTCGGTGCCTTCCGGCGTGCGGTTGAGGATCACGTCTTCAACAGCGTCGCGCAGCTCGACCGGGATCTGGTCGTAGATCTCCAGTTGACCGGCGTTGACGATGCCCATGGTCAGGCCCGCGCGGATCGCGTACAGCAGGAACACCGAGTGGATCGCCTCGCGCACCGGATTGTTGCCGCGGAACGAGAACGACACGTTGGAGACGCCGCCCGACGTCAGCGCATACGGCAGTTCGTCGCGGATGTAGGCACAGGCGTTGATGAAGTCCACAGCGTAGTTGTTGTGTTCTTCGATACCGGTGGCCACAGCGAAGATGTTCGGGTCGAAGATGATGTCTTCCGGCGGGAAGCCGACCTCGTTGACCAGAATGTCGTAGGAGCGTTTGCAGATTTCTTTTTTGCGCGCTTCGGTGTCGGCCTGGCCGGCTTCGTCGAACGCCATCACCACCACGGCCGCGCCGTAGCGCTTGCACAGTTTGGCGTGATGGATGAACTGCTCGACGCCTTCTTTCATGCTGATCGAGTTGACGATGCCCTTGCCCTGAATGCACTTGAGGCCGGCTTCGATCACTTCCCATTTCGACGAGTCGATCATGATCGGCACGCGGGAGATGTCCGGTTCACCGGCGATCAGATTGAGGAAGGTCACCATGGCCTTCTTCGAATCGAGCATGCCTTCGTCCATGTTGATGTCAATCACCTGCGCGCCGGCTTCGACCTGTTGCAGGGCGACTTCGAGGGCTTCGGTGTAGTTGTCTTCACGGATCAGCCGGGCGAATTTCGCCGAGCCGGTGATGTTGGTGCGCTCGCCGACGTTGACGAACAACGAGCTGCGATCGATGGTGAACGGCTCCAGACCCGAGAGACGGCATGCCTTTGGAATGTCCGGAATCTGGCGCGGCGCGTAACCGGCCACGGCTTTGGCGATGGCTTCGATATGCCCCGGCGTGGTGCCGCAGCAACCGCCGACGATGTTGAGGAAGCCGCTTTGGGCGAATTCTTCGATGACTTTGGCGGTTTCCGACGGCAGCTCGTCGTACTCGCCGAATTCGTTCGGCAAACCGGCGTTCGGGTGCGCGGACACGTGGGTGCTGGCCTTGTTCGACAGCTCTTCCAGGTACGGGCGCAGCTCACTGGCGCCGAGCGCGCAGTTGAGGCCGACGGAAATTGGCTTGGCGTGTGCAACGGAGTTCCAGAACGCTTCGGTGGTCTGGCCCGACAGGGTCCGGCCGGAGGCATCGGTGATGGTCCCGGAAATCATGATCGGCAGTTCGAGGTGCAGCTCTTCGAACACGCCTTGCACGGCGAAGATCGCCGCTTTGGCGTTGAGGGTGTCGAAAATGGTTTCGATCAGGATCAGGTCGGCGCCACCCTCGATCAGGCCTTTGGTGGCTTCGGTGTAGTTCTCCACCAGCTCATCAAAGGTGACGTTGCGATAGCCCGGGTTGTTGACGTCCGGCGATAGCGAGCAGGTGCGGCTGGTCGGGCCGAGCACGCCAGCAACGAAGCGCGGCTTGGCCGGGTTCTCGGCGGTCTTGGCGTCGGCAATCTTGCGGGCCAGGCGTGCGCCTTCTACGTTTAACTCGTAGGCCAGTTCTTCCATGCCGTAGTCGGCCATGGAAATGCGCGTGGCGTTGAAGGTGTTGGTTTCGAGGATGTCGGCGCCGGCATCCAGATAGGCTTTCTCGATGCCGCCGATCACGTCCGGACGGGTGATCACCAGTAGATCGTTGTTGCCCTTGACGTCACTCGGCCAATCGGCGAAGCGTTTGCCGCGATAATCCTGCTCTTCGAGCTTGTAGCTCTGGATCATCGTGCCCATGCCGCCATCGAGTATCAGGATGCGCTCTTTGAGAGCTTGCTTGAGAGCTTGAAGGCGGACGCTGCGATCGGACATTTGGACTACTCGGAAAGACCATTACGAAGGAGCGGGATCATAGCAAACCTGTGCGGTTTTAGAGCATGCGGGGCTTTTGCATGAATATCGCTCATGTTGGTACGAGCGTCATACTGTAGAATCGCGGCGTTTTTTTCACGATCGGGATCAAGGGCATGTCGTACCGCGTCATCAGCATTTTTTTGCTGTTTTCAAGCTGGGGCGCCGTTGCGCAGGAACCCACGATCTCATATAGCCGTGATATCCAACCGATCTTCACCGAAAAGTGCGTGGCCTGCCATGCGTGCTACGACTCGGCCTGTCAGTTGAATCTGGGCAGTGGCGAGGGCGCGGCCCGTGGCGCGAGCAAAATGCCGGTCTACGATGGCGAGCGTACACAGGCGGCACCGACCACTCGGCTGTTCTACGACGCTTTCGGCAAACGTGCCTGGCAGCAGAAAGACTTTTATTCGGTGCTCGACGCCCAAGGCAGTCAAGCGGCGTTGATGGCGCGCATGCTCGAATTGGGGCACAAGACGCCACTGACACCGAACGCCAAACTCCCGCAAGACATCGTGTTGGGCCTGAACCGCGAAAACATGTGCGCGCTGCCCGCCGAGTTTGAAGGTTATGCCGGTGCCCATCCGAAAGAAGGCATGCCGCTGGCGGTGACCGGGCTGACCGACCAGCAATATCAGACCCTGCAGCGCTGGCTGGCCTCGGGTGCGCCGATTGACGAACAAGGCCTGGCGCCAAGCGCCCAGGAGGCGCTGCAGATCGTCCAGTGGGAAAACCTGCTCAACACCCCCGGCGCGCGGCAAAGCCTGGTCGGGCGCTGGTTGTACGAGCACTGGTTCCTCGCGCACATCTATTTCAAGGACGGCGAGCCGGGGCATTACTTCCAGTGGGTGCGTTCGCGCACACCGACCGGACAGCCGATCGACCTGATCGCCACCCGCCGCCCCAACGACGATCCGGGCACTCAGGTGTATTACCGCTTGTGGCCGGTACAAGGGGTGATCGTGCACAAGACCCACATCACTTATCCGCTGAGCGCGGCGAAGATGGCGCGGGTGAAAAGCCTGTTCTACAGCGGTAACTGGCAGGTCACTGCGTTGCCGGGTTACGGCCCGCAGAGCCGCGCCAATCCGTTTGCCACGTTCGAAGCGATTCCGGCGCAGGCGCGTTACCAGTTCATGCTCGATAACGCCGAATACTTCGTCCGCACCTTTATTCGCGGCCCGGTGTGCCGTGGGCAGATCGCCACGGACGTGATCCGCGATAACTTCTGGGCGCTGTTCCAGGCCCCGGAGCACGACCTCTATATCACCGACCCGAACTATCGCGGGCAGGCCACGCCGTTGTTGGCCATGCCAGGGCAGAACGACGATGTCGGCAGCGTTTTGAGCCTGTGGCACAACTACCGCAACAAACGTAACGAGTACGAAGCGCTGCGCCGCGACAGCTATGCCGATCAACCGGCACCGAGCTGGTCGACGCTGTGGGCCGGCAACGACAACGCGCTGCTGAGCATATTCCGCCACTTCGACAGCGCATCGGTGACCAAAGGCCTGATCGGCGAGGTGCCGCAGACCATGTGGCTGTTCGACTATCCGCTGCTGGAACGCACCTATTACCAGTTGGCGGTCAACTTCGATGTGTTCGGCAACGTCTCCCATCAGGCGCAAACCCGCCTGTATTTCGACCTGATCCGCAATGGCGCCGAGCAGAACTTCCTGCGCCTGATGCCCGCCGACTCACGCGAGGATTACCTCGACGATTGGTATCAGAGCAGCGGTCAGTTCAAAATGTGGCTCGATTATGAGGCGATTGACGACGACAAACCGACCGCGTTGAAGCTCGACGAGAAAGACCCGAAATACGATTTCGCCATGCAATTACTGGCGCGTTACGGCGATCTCAATGCGCACCCTGATCCGATCAATCGCTGCAACGGCGCTTACTGTTCGCGGCCGAATATCGACCCTTTTCTGCAAAATGCCGAGCAGGCGCTGAGTCGCCTGACTTCGCGCCCGGCGGCCGGTTTGAAGGTCATTGAGCAATTGCCAGAAGCCACGATGCTGCGCATTGAAACCGCCAGCGGCAAACGTGAGGTCTATAGCCTGATGCGCAACCGCGCACACAGTAACGTGGCGTTCCTGCTGGGGGAGTCGCTGCGCTATCAGCCTGGGTTGGACACCATCACCATTTTTCCCGGCGTGCTCAGCAGTTATCCGAACTTCATCTTCAACATTCCGGCCGAGCAAGTGCCCGAGTTTGTCGATGCAATGGAAAACGCCAAGGATGCCAACCGTTTCGAGAAAATCGTCGAACGTTGGGGGATTCGCCGCAGTCATCCGCAATTCTGGTTGTATTTCCATGATCTGAGCCAGTACCTGCACGAAACCGACCCGGTGGAAGAGGGCGTGCTGGACATGAACCGCTACGAGAATCTTTGATCGATTGAAGCTGTCCTGCTGTCCCAGCCTTTAATAACACCGCAAATCCTTGTAGGAGCTGTCGAGTGCAACGAGGCTGCGATCCTTTGATCTTTTAGAATCAAGATCAAAAGATCGCAGCCTTCGGCAGCTCCTACAGGGAATCTGAGGTGGTTTCAGGAACTGTGAGCGGGAGCGGCCGATGTTGATTTCAGTGCAAGCCCTACGTGCGCTGGCCGCGTGGACGGTGGTCTGCCATCACTTCATGCAGATTTTCTTCAACTTCGAAGCACGCGGGCCGATTGGCCAACTGTTCATCGACAAAGGCGCGGTGGGCGTCGATATCTTCTTTGTCATCAGCGGCCTGGTGATTTTTCTCTCGACTGAAAACAAACCGCCGCCGCCCGCGCGTTTTCTGTTGTATCGGCTGTTTCGCATCGTCCCGGCGTATTGGCTGTACACGCTGTTGATGGCACTGCTGGTGGTGTTTGCCCAGCCGATATTGCCCGATCAAACGGTGGACTGGGATCATCTGCTGTTGTCGTTGCTGTTCATTCCCACCGAGAACCCCGGTGGTTATGGCATCTACCCGACGCTTAATGTCGGCTGGACGTTGAATTACGAAATCCTTTTTTACGTGCTGTTCGCCTGGACGCTGTTGTTTCGCTTGCAAGTGCGTCTGCTGGTGGTCGCGGCGCTGCTGTTTGCGGTGAGCCAGGCGTGGACCGGGTTTGGCTGGATCAGTGAGTTCTATCGCTCGGATATCGTCTATGAATTTCTGCTGGGGATCGGCATTGGCATGCTTTATCGCCGGGGCTGGATCGGCGCGGGACTGTGGCTGCCGCTAGCGGCAATCGTGGCGGTATTGCTGACGATCTATCACTTGGCACCGGCGCCGAGGCTGCTGAACTGGGGTGTGCCGAGCGCCGTGCTGGTGATGGCGTGTATCTCGCTTGAGCGTTATGTCGAGCGCAGCCGGGCACTCAAACTGCTCGGCGATTGCTCGTATTCGGTGTATCTGATGCACGTTCTGGTGTTGTCGGCAGGCGGTTATCTGGCCCGACGCTACGGCATCAACCCGTATTTGATGTTCGTCGTGTGCGCGCTGGCCATCGGTGTCGGCTCATGGCTGAGCTACGAATGGGTGGAAAAACGCAGCTATCGCTGGCTCAAGGCGCGAATCGACGACGAGCCTGACGAGAATCTTTCCCGACAAAAATACTAGGACTTTGTCCGGCGCAACGATTGGCGTAAACTGCGCCCAAGCCTGCGAGGAGTTTCCATGACCGCTATTACCATTACCGACGCCGCCCACGATTACCTGGCTGATCTGCTCTCCAAGCAGAACACCCCGGGCATCGGCATCCGCGTCTTTATCACCCAGCCTGGCACCCAGTACGCCGAAACCTGCATTGCCTACTGCAAGCCGGGCGAAGAAAAACCTGAAGACACCGCGCTGGGGCTGAAAAGCTTCACCGCGTACATCGATCACTTCAGCGAAGCGTTTCTCGATGACGCCGTGGTCGACTACGCCACCGACCGTATGGGCGGTCAGCTGACCATCAAGGCCCCGAACGCCAAAGTGCCGATGGTCAACGCCGACAGCCCGGTCAACGAGCGCATCAATTACTACCTGCAAACCGAAATCAACCCGGGGCTGGCCAGCCACGGCGGTCAGGTCAGCCTGATCGATGTGGTGGAAGACGGCATCGCCGTTCTGCAGTTCGGTGGTGGTTGCCAGGGCTGCGGCCAGGCGGACGTGACCTTGAAGGAAGGCATCGAGCGCACCTTGCTCGAGCGCATCCCTGAGCTGAAAGGCGTTCGCGACGTGACCGACCACACGCAGAAAGAAAACGCCTACTACTAAGGTGTTCGCTGCGAAATAACGAACGGCGCTGTGGTGGGGGTGCTTGTCGGATCGCCGCACCGTCCCGCGTGACTGCGTAGCAGTCACAACCAAGACAATGCATTTTCCCGTGATGAATGCATTGTCTGGTGCCACAAGATCAAAAGATCGCAGCCTTCGGCAGCTCCTACAGGGATACACATTCCAATGTAGGAGCTGCCGAAGGCTGCGATCTTTTGATTTTTAAGGTCTGTAGAGGTGTGCATGCCCCGCGCGATACAGCGATGACTCGCTGAACACCTCACTGCCCAACACCCGCCCAACCAGAATCAACGCCGTACGCCGAAACCCTTTGGCCGCAACCTTCCCGGCAATATCCGCCAACGTCCCCACCACCCAATCCTGATCCGGCCACGTCGCCCGGTGAATCACCGCAATCGGGCAGTCCGCGCCGTAATGCGGCAACAGCTGCGCCAGAATCTTCTCCAGATGGTTGACCCCCAGATGAATCGCCATGGTTGCGCCGTGCTGTGCCAGGTTGCCCAATTCCTCACCGGCCGGCATGGCGGTTTTATCGGCGTAGCGGGTCAGAATCACGCTTTGCGACACGTCCGGCAACGTCAGTTCCGCACCCAGCAACGCTGCACAGGCTGCGGTGGCTGTCACACCGGGGATAATCTCGAACGGAATACTCAGCTCACGCAGGTAACGGATCTGCTCTCCGATCGCGCCGTACAGGCTTGGATCGCCGGAATGCACCCGCGCCACATCCTGGCCGTTGGCGTGCGCGGTTTTGATCAGTTCGATGATCTGTTCCAGATGCAATTGCGCGCTGTTGACCACCGTCTCGGCTTGATGGCCGTCGAGCACCGCCGCCGGCACCAACGAACCTGCATAGATAATCACCGGGCAACTGCGGATCAGCCGCTGGCCTTTGACGGTGATCAATTCCGGGTCGCCGGGGCCGGCGCCGATGAAGTAGACGGTCATCGTTAAATCCTTGGAAAAGAGGCGCAACAACGCTTCAGATGAAGATTGTTCATGATCAATGACGGGGATTATCGGGATTTTACGCCGCGCCGGCCAATGCCAACGTTGCCTGAGCGTATTTTTGCCGGGAAATCAGCAGTTTTGCCGGTGCCTGGATCAACTGCTCGGCGAGCGCCAACGCCGCGCTTTCTGCCACGCCGTAGCAACCGGTGCGTTCGTAGGCGATTTGCGAATGGTGACTGAGTCGCTGTTGGTAATTGGCCAGTTGTTCACTGCTGAAATACAGCAAGGGCAGGGCCAGTTGTGCGGCAAGTTCTTGCAGGCCTGGCTCGTCGCGCTTCAAGTCGATGCTGGCCAACGCCTTGACCGCTTGTAGCTCGATACGGTGTGCCTGCAAGGCTTGGTCAAGCAAGGCGCGCAGCGTGCTGGCCGGGCAGCCGCGCTGGCAGCCCAGGCCGACCACGAAGGTCGGCGCTGCGCTGTCATCGGTCATGCGTGGTATTGACCATCGTTTTTGCGGCGGAACAACCAGGCGCTGATCAGGCCCAGGGCCAGCCAGAACGCCACGTTGGTCAACTGCGAAGCGATTTTGAACTGGGCTTCCAGTGCTTCCGGCGCGAGCATCGAATGTACTTGCGGCTGCGGCGCACCGATCACGTGCGGCACGGCGAGGATGGCGACACCGAGGATTTTCATCAGCCAGTGGCGGCTGAACACGATCAGCGACAGGCCGACAGCGGTCGAAGCGGCGGTGCCGATCCACCACATCTGGCGCGAGGCCAGATCTGCCGCAGCAGTGCCCGGCAACTCAGGCGGCAGGCCCAGGGTCGGCGCGAGGACGAAGGTGGCATAACCGGCCAGACCCCAGAGCAGGCCTTGCGAGGTTTTGGTTGGCGCGCGCAGGGTGTAGAGGCCCGCGAGCATCAGGGCGAAACCCACCGCAACCACCAGATTGCCGCCTGTGGTCGAAACCACCCGCTGCCAGCCGTCTTCCGGCTCCCAGGCTTGGGCATCGTGGGTGTGGCCGGCCATGGCGCCTTCGGCGTGTTCATGAACAGCCACCGGCTCGGCTTTCTCGTAGGTTTCAGCCTGAATAATCAGCGGTGAAACCCAGAAGCTTTGCAGCAGAGTGAGGAGCAGGGCGGCCAGCAGGCCGGTGAAACCCGCGGTTTGCGCAATACGCTTGATCATGTCGGCAGGTCTCAGTGGCACGGGAACGCGGCGCTGTGACGGGTATCGTGCGCGGCGTTGTGCACCGCTTCGATGTGCGAGAAACCGGCGAAGTAGACCAGGCTGGCGCCGAGGATCGACGCGAAGATCGCGGCGGTCAGGCGTTGGCTCAGGGTGGTGGTGCTGGCGATTTTGTCCGTGTTGCTGCCGGTGCTGCTGATGATCGACATGGCGCTTCCCTCTGGAGTGTCAGTGGGTGAATCGAGCGCATGAAAACCCCTGCGGGTCGGGCTCGCAGAGGTTCGAACAGCGCCCGCCCACCGCGGGTTTGTTATGTTCAGCGACGCACAAGTGCGTGCTGTGTGTTGCGGGCCGGTCTCCGGGCTCACGAGGGGTTGGCGTCAGGCCGACCTGCAAGCATCACCTTCCCATGCCGTGTCGGCACAGTGGTTTTGACGCTTCGCTCGCTTACCGTTGCGGGGGCAGCACCGGACTGACATGGGCTTGAGTAAAGCACATGATTCACCGGTTTCCCGTTTCACCCTGTGAAGGGCACCCGTAACAAGGTGTGTAGGAGAGCATGGGGTTGGGTTTTTAGTCAATTTTTTGGGGTGGTGGTGGGTTTGAATGATGTGGGCATATCCGTTGCTGCGGTAACGGCGGCTTAGGGTTCCGCCCTTACGGCGGGTCACTTTTTACAGACGCCTAAAAAGTAACCAAAAACGCTTGCTGGTATGACTCACCCACATAGGTAACAAAACAGTTCAAGCACATAGGTAACAGTTTTTAACTGGCACTGGTCGATTCCGAGGATCTGACCATGCCGTGGCGAGAGCTGAAACCTATGGACCTTAAAGTGATGTTCATCGCCGACTATCTGTCCGGTCGGCTCAACTTCAGTCAACTCTGTGCGGCTCACAGCATCAGTCGCAAGACTGGCTACAAGTGGGTGGCCCGCTACAACGCGGACAGCATCAATGGCTTGGCGGAGTGCAGTCGCAAGCGTCATTCTCAAACACAGGCTGTGCCGTTTGCGGTCAAAGAAGCCATTCTTGAGCTGCGGCGCCAAGGTCAAACCACGCCGGGCCCGAAAAAGATCCAGACAGCCCTGCAAGAGCGGTTTCCAGATCAGCCGCCGCCCTCCAAAACCACGATCTACAACGTGCTTAAAAAAGCGGGGCTAGTGGTGTCTCGACGGTTGCGTCAGCGTGTCGCTGTCTATCCAAAACCACTCCAGAAAGCCGACCTTCCTAATCAGCTCTGGAGCGCTGATTACAAAGGCCAATACCTGACAGGAGACGGTGTCTGGTGTTACCCGTTGACGGTAATGGATCACGCCAGTCGATTTTTACTGGCTTGTGAAAGTATGCCGAGCACGACTTTCAAGGACGCCAAAGCCACCTTCGAACGGTTATTTAAGACGTATGGGATGCCTGAGCGGATCCGCACTGATAACGGTGTCCCTTTTGCCAGCGGCGGGCGTGCGGGGTTATCACAATTATCCATTTGGTGGGCTCGTCTAGGCATCATTCATGAGCGGACTCAACCTGGGCGACCTGAGCAAAACGGACGGCATGAACGCATGCACCGCACGCTTAAAAGTACATTGCCAAGACCGCCGGAAATTGAGTGGGGAGCTCAGCAGAAGCATTTTGATCTGTTCATGCAGCACTATAATCATGAGCGTTTTCATGAGGCATTGGGGCAGAAAACCCCGGCCTCTTGCTACATCAGCTCTTCACGGGTATTTCCGAGAAAGTTGCCGGAGATGAAATACCCCAGCCATGTTGAGGCATACCGAACGGACTCCAACGGCGTAGTGAACAAAGGAAGGCTCAGAATCTATGTGGGCTATGTCCTGAAACATCAGATAGTCGGATTGGAGAGCATCAGCGAGGGTGTTTGGGACATCATCTTTGGGCCTGTTCTACTGGGACGTGTTGATGAACGAGACGCTAAGGATGGTTATCTGACGCTCAAAGTAATCAAAAATAAGTGATCAGGTGTTACCCATGTGCCTGAACTTAACTGTTACCTATGTGGTTGTCCCGTTCATGCTCCTACGTTCGGCCCGCTCGCTGGGGCTCGGGGTCCCTTCGCTCCGGGATCGATCCGGGGGCAGCGCCTACGGTTTGCTTCGCTGCACCTCCTCTCGCTGTGTTTGGCTGCGCCAAACGGTCGCTACGCTCCCACGCCCGGATCAATCCCTCCGCTCAGCCTTCCGATGTCGCCTTACAGATCAAAAGCTGCAGCCGAGCTAACGCTCATCCTGTTGAGTGGTGAGGAGCACAGCGTGGTCGGTTTTGGATTTGTGGTGGATTTGCCCCTCACCCCAGCCCTCTCCCCAAGGAGAGGGAGCCGATTTTTGATCTGGCTTAATGATTCTGGACACCCCTGAAGGGCGTAATCTACGCCCAACGACGAGGTGTAATTTTGACTAGACGGTACTTTTCGACAGATTTCAAACGGGACGCGGCTTGCTTGGTACTGGATAAAGATTATTCAGTAAGTGAGGCCTGCGAAGCGATGGGGGTGGGCCCGACCGCTCTGCGCCGCTGGGTTGAGCAGTTGCGCCAGGAGCGCAACGGCAAGACGCCCGAAAGATCCAAAGCCATGACACCCGATCAACAACGCATTCAGGAACTGGAAGCAAAAATCCGACGGATTGAGCGTGAGAAAGAAATCTTAAAAAAGGCTACAGCTCTCTTGATGTCGGATTCCCTCGATCGATAAGGCTGGTCGAGGAGTTAAGCGAGCTATATCCAAGAACCGAGTTGTGCGGTGTGTTTGGAATCAACCGCAGCAGTTATTACGACCGGTTGAAACAGGGCACAAAAGTTGATGTTGAACGCGATCGCCTCAAGATCAAGGCTGTTGAACTGCATCAGCAAAGTCGCGGTTCGATGGGCGCGCGAGGCCTGTCAGAGGCGTTGCGTAACGAAAAGGAGTCTGTAGGTCGCTACATGGCTCGTAGCCTGATGCGCGAAATTGGATTAAAGAGCCAGCAACGGC
Encoded here:
- a CDS encoding fatty acid cis/trans isomerase produces the protein MSYRVISIFLLFSSWGAVAQEPTISYSRDIQPIFTEKCVACHACYDSACQLNLGSGEGAARGASKMPVYDGERTQAAPTTRLFYDAFGKRAWQQKDFYSVLDAQGSQAALMARMLELGHKTPLTPNAKLPQDIVLGLNRENMCALPAEFEGYAGAHPKEGMPLAVTGLTDQQYQTLQRWLASGAPIDEQGLAPSAQEALQIVQWENLLNTPGARQSLVGRWLYEHWFLAHIYFKDGEPGHYFQWVRSRTPTGQPIDLIATRRPNDDPGTQVYYRLWPVQGVIVHKTHITYPLSAAKMARVKSLFYSGNWQVTALPGYGPQSRANPFATFEAIPAQARYQFMLDNAEYFVRTFIRGPVCRGQIATDVIRDNFWALFQAPEHDLYITDPNYRGQATPLLAMPGQNDDVGSVLSLWHNYRNKRNEYEALRRDSYADQPAPSWSTLWAGNDNALLSIFRHFDSASVTKGLIGEVPQTMWLFDYPLLERTYYQLAVNFDVFGNVSHQAQTRLYFDLIRNGAEQNFLRLMPADSREDYLDDWYQSSGQFKMWLDYEAIDDDKPTALKLDEKDPKYDFAMQLLARYGDLNAHPDPINRCNGAYCSRPNIDPFLQNAEQALSRLTSRPAAGLKVIEQLPEATMLRIETASGKREVYSLMRNRAHSNVAFLLGESLRYQPGLDTITIFPGVLSSYPNFIFNIPAEQVPEFVDAMENAKDANRFEKIVERWGIRRSHPQFWLYFHDLSQYLHETDPVEEGVLDMNRYENL
- a CDS encoding acyltransferase, translated to MLISVQALRALAAWTVVCHHFMQIFFNFEARGPIGQLFIDKGAVGVDIFFVISGLVIFLSTENKPPPPARFLLYRLFRIVPAYWLYTLLMALLVVFAQPILPDQTVDWDHLLLSLLFIPTENPGGYGIYPTLNVGWTLNYEILFYVLFAWTLLFRLQVRLLVVAALLFAVSQAWTGFGWISEFYRSDIVYEFLLGIGIGMLYRRGWIGAGLWLPLAAIVAVLLTIYHLAPAPRLLNWGVPSAVLVMACISLERYVERSRALKLLGDCSYSVYLMHVLVLSAGGYLARRYGINPYLMFVVCALAIGVGSWLSYEWVEKRSYRWLKARIDDEPDENLSRQKY
- a CDS encoding cobalamin biosynthesis protein, which encodes MTDDSAAPTFVVGLGCQRGCPASTLRALLDQALQAHRIELQAVKALASIDLKRDEPGLQELAAQLALPLLYFSSEQLANYQQRLSHHSQIAYERTGCYGVAESAALALAEQLIQAPAKLLISRQKYAQATLALAGAA
- a CDS encoding IS481 family transposase; its protein translation is MPWRELKPMDLKVMFIADYLSGRLNFSQLCAAHSISRKTGYKWVARYNADSINGLAECSRKRHSQTQAVPFAVKEAILELRRQGQTTPGPKKIQTALQERFPDQPPPSKTTIYNVLKKAGLVVSRRLRQRVAVYPKPLQKADLPNQLWSADYKGQYLTGDGVWCYPLTVMDHASRFLLACESMPSTTFKDAKATFERLFKTYGMPERIRTDNGVPFASGGRAGLSQLSIWWARLGIIHERTQPGRPEQNGRHERMHRTLKSTLPRPPEIEWGAQQKHFDLFMQHYNHERFHEALGQKTPASCYISSSRVFPRKLPEMKYPSHVEAYRTDSNGVVNKGRLRIYVGYVLKHQIVGLESISEGVWDIIFGPVLLGRVDERDAKDGYLTLKVIKNK
- the nfuA gene encoding Fe-S biogenesis protein NfuA encodes the protein MTAITITDAAHDYLADLLSKQNTPGIGIRVFITQPGTQYAETCIAYCKPGEEKPEDTALGLKSFTAYIDHFSEAFLDDAVVDYATDRMGGQLTIKAPNAKVPMVNADSPVNERINYYLQTEINPGLASHGGQVSLIDVVEDGIAVLQFGGGCQGCGQADVTLKEGIERTLLERIPELKGVRDVTDHTQKENAYY
- a CDS encoding CbtA family protein; translation: MIKRIAQTAGFTGLLAALLLTLLQSFWVSPLIIQAETYEKAEPVAVHEHAEGAMAGHTHDAQAWEPEDGWQRVVSTTGGNLVVAVGFALMLAGLYTLRAPTKTSQGLLWGLAGYATFVLAPTLGLPPELPGTAAADLASRQMWWIGTAASTAVGLSLIVFSRHWLMKILGVAILAVPHVIGAPQPQVHSMLAPEALEAQFKIASQLTNVAFWLALGLISAWLFRRKNDGQYHA
- the cobM gene encoding precorrin-4 C(11)-methyltransferase; this translates as MTVYFIGAGPGDPELITVKGQRLIRSCPVIIYAGSLVPAAVLDGHQAETVVNSAQLHLEQIIELIKTAHANGQDVARVHSGDPSLYGAIGEQIRYLRELSIPFEIIPGVTATAACAALLGAELTLPDVSQSVILTRYADKTAMPAGEELGNLAQHGATMAIHLGVNHLEKILAQLLPHYGADCPIAVIHRATWPDQDWVVGTLADIAGKVAAKGFRRTALILVGRVLGSEVFSESSLYRAGHAHLYRP
- a CDS encoding CbtB domain-containing protein, with the translated sequence MSIISSTGSNTDKIASTTTLSQRLTAAIFASILGASLVYFAGFSHIEAVHNAAHDTRHSAAFPCH
- the metH gene encoding methionine synthase, whose translation is MSDRSVRLQALKQALKERILILDGGMGTMIQSYKLEEQDYRGKRFADWPSDVKGNNDLLVITRPDVIGGIEKAYLDAGADILETNTFNATRISMADYGMEELAYELNVEGARLARKIADAKTAENPAKPRFVAGVLGPTSRTCSLSPDVNNPGYRNVTFDELVENYTEATKGLIEGGADLILIETIFDTLNAKAAIFAVQGVFEELHLELPIMISGTITDASGRTLSGQTTEAFWNSVAHAKPISVGLNCALGASELRPYLEELSNKASTHVSAHPNAGLPNEFGEYDELPSETAKVIEEFAQSGFLNIVGGCCGTTPGHIEAIAKAVAGYAPRQIPDIPKACRLSGLEPFTIDRSSLFVNVGERTNITGSAKFARLIREDNYTEALEVALQQVEAGAQVIDINMDEGMLDSKKAMVTFLNLIAGEPDISRVPIMIDSSKWEVIEAGLKCIQGKGIVNSISMKEGVEQFIHHAKLCKRYGAAVVVMAFDEAGQADTEARKKEICKRSYDILVNEVGFPPEDIIFDPNIFAVATGIEEHNNYAVDFINACAYIRDELPYALTSGGVSNVSFSFRGNNPVREAIHSVFLLYAIRAGLTMGIVNAGQLEIYDQIPVELRDAVEDVILNRTPEGTDALLAIADKYKGDGSVKEAETEEWRNWDVNKRLEHALVKGITTHIVEDTEESRQSFARPIEVIEGPLMSGMNIVGDLFGAGKMFLPQVVKSARVMKQAVAHLIPFIELEKGDKPEAKGKILMATVKGDVHDIGKNIVGVVLGCNGYDIVDLGVMVPAEKILQVAKEQKCDIIGLSGLITPSLDEMVHVAREMQRQDFHLPLMIGGATTSKAHTAVKIEPKYSNDAVVYVTDASRAVGVATQLLSKELKAGFVERTRAEYVEVRERTANRSARTERLSYAAAIAKKPQFDWATYEPVKPTFTGSKVLDNIDLKVLAEYIDWTPFFISWDLAGKFPRILEDEVVGEAATALYKDAQEMLAKLIDEKLISARAVFGFWPANQVHDDDIELYGDDGQPLAKLHHLRQQIIKTDGKPNFSLADFVAPKDSEVTDYVGGFITTAGIGAEEVAKAYQDAGDDYNSIMVKALADRLAEACAEWLHQQVRKEHWGYAKDEVLDNEALIKEQYSGIRPAPGYPACPDHTEKAALFALLDPEAEEMRAGRSGVFLTEHYAMFPAAAVSGWYFAHPQAQYFAVGKVDKDQVQSYTSRKGQELSVTERWLAPNLGYDN